The Ancylothrix sp. D3o genome window below encodes:
- the hemW gene encoding radical SAM family heme chaperone HemW, whose amino-acid sequence MVVSDSATRAAGMPTSAYLHIPFCRRRCFYCDFPVSVVGDRKHGENSNSIQHYVEVLLQEISITSNFCQEAGARIGADRGALETVFFGGGTPSLLSVSQVERILEALDRHFGITKNAEISMEIDPGTFSLEQLRGYAKVGVNRFSLGVQSFDEELLRLCGRSHTVGDVYAAVDLIKQVGIKNFSIDLISGLPHQSLEQWQMSLEKAVEIGPAHVSSYDLIVEEKTPFYRFYAPGSEPLPSDEMAADMYRLAQKVLTTGGYDHYEISNYAKAGFECRHNRVYWQNKSYYGFGMGATSYVFGERFARPRKTWEYYEWVKEGCKEEENKAEENDQLFECLMLGLRLADGVNLASLAGKFGGDTLDKIWRCLERYYRCGWVQVLDEKRVPVEVEFLPAAGWLRLSDPEGFLFSNTILSDLLTQFS is encoded by the coding sequence CTTCATATTCCTTTCTGCCGGCGCCGGTGTTTTTATTGCGATTTTCCTGTCTCTGTGGTGGGGGATCGCAAGCACGGCGAGAATTCTAACTCGATTCAGCATTATGTTGAAGTTTTGTTGCAGGAAATAAGCATAACTTCAAATTTTTGTCAAGAGGCGGGGGCGAGGATTGGGGCGGACAGGGGGGCTCTGGAAACGGTGTTTTTTGGTGGGGGTACGCCGTCGCTGTTGTCGGTGAGTCAGGTGGAGCGAATTTTGGAGGCGCTTGATCGGCATTTTGGTATTACTAAAAATGCGGAAATTTCTATGGAAATTGACCCCGGTACTTTTAGTTTAGAACAGTTGCGGGGATATGCAAAGGTTGGGGTTAATCGGTTTAGTTTGGGGGTGCAATCTTTTGATGAGGAGTTGTTGCGTTTGTGTGGGCGTTCTCATACGGTTGGTGATGTTTATGCGGCGGTGGATTTGATAAAGCAAGTGGGGATCAAAAATTTTAGTATTGATTTGATTTCGGGTTTGCCTCATCAAAGTTTGGAACAGTGGCAAATGAGTCTTGAGAAGGCGGTGGAAATTGGGCCTGCTCACGTTTCTAGTTATGATTTGATTGTGGAGGAAAAAACGCCGTTTTATCGGTTTTATGCGCCGGGGAGTGAGCCTTTGCCAAGTGATGAAATGGCGGCGGATATGTATCGTTTGGCGCAAAAAGTTTTGACGACTGGGGGATATGATCATTATGAGATTTCTAATTATGCAAAGGCGGGTTTTGAGTGCCGGCATAATCGGGTTTATTGGCAAAATAAATCGTATTATGGTTTTGGTATGGGGGCGACAAGTTATGTGTTTGGTGAGCGGTTTGCTCGTCCGCGTAAAACTTGGGAATATTACGAGTGGGTGAAGGAGGGATGTAAGGAAGAGGAAAATAAGGCTGAGGAAAATGATCAATTGTTTGAATGTTTGATGTTGGGTTTGCGGTTGGCAGATGGTGTGAATTTGGCAAGTTTAGCCGGCAAGTTTGGTGGAGATACGCTGGATAAAATTTGGCGTTGTTTAGAGCGATATTATCGCTGTGGTTGGGTGCAGGTTTTGGATGAAAAACGAGTGCCGGTTGAGGTGGAATTTTTACCGGCTGCCGGTTGGTTGCGCTTAAGTGATCCAGAAGGTTTTTTGTTTTCTAATACGATTTTGTCGGACTTACTGACGCAGTTTAGTTAG